From a single Scomber japonicus isolate fScoJap1 chromosome 12, fScoJap1.pri, whole genome shotgun sequence genomic region:
- the LOC128369848 gene encoding E3 ubiquitin-protein ligase RNF31-like → MMGSLSLDPESSRDRGSSGSGSGVDRVQVRRSIGSDLAPPQALARLPPDRAAIFLSLLSLEGRSFSPDDIMEAVQLSTDLPSALRFLTHCCPLCQDQVSFSKIITMTHCSCFLCQTCFKTFFSTAIKEKSVDQLVCPQCGRPEVRGHGGMEESMDYFNLLDTQIRHFLPPQIHELFQRKLRDRALQEMPNFCWCAHCSFGMLHEADRLRMDCPSCKKSTCSQCRSPWSPQHQGLSCQQFRVWQQQNQPDQHSALLHHNSIECPRCQSIFSLSKGGCLHFTCSQCHHQFCGGCSRPFSPGSACRFSADCGSKGLHAHHPRDCLYHLRDWSVPRLHLLLQYYRVSPSWLEPAGGGSPDAGSPDPGSPDAGPTGELSGGCSVELRDDGREEPCGLPAPPEYRGYCQIHYKERLVELINRCRADPAVLFSPGEMVAELQRWLVAVPTRKPEEPEPLYAHRLRMTLTNSVPLRKQRRSPLKLHDDLCPLTSAVAAGAPPPHLLLSDSAP, encoded by the exons ATGATGGGGAGTCTGAGTCTGGATCCTGAGTCCAGCAGAGACCGTGGGAGTTCTGGTTCTGGATCTGGAGTGGACCGGGTCCAGGTGCGGAGGAGTATAGGATCGGACCTCGCCCCCCCCCAGGCGCTGGCTCGGCTGCCCCCGGACCGGGCGGCCATCTTCCTGTCTCTGCTGAGCCTGGAGGGGCGGAGCTTCAGCCCAGATGACATTATGGAGGCGGTCCAGCTCAGCACAGACCTCCCATCGGCCCTCCGGTTCCTGACTCATTGCTGCCCCCTCTGCCAGGACCAGGTGTCCTTCAGTAAG ATCATCACCATGACTCACTGCTCCTGCTTCCTGTGTCAGACGTGCTTTAAGACGTTCTTCTCGACGGCCATTAAAGAGAAGAGCGTGGACCAGCTGGTCTGTCCTCAGTGCGGCCGGccggaggtcagaggtcacggagggatggaggagtCCATGGACTACTTTAACCTGCTGGACACACAG atCCGACACTTCCTGCCGCCGCAGATCCACGAGCTGTTCCAGAGGAAGCTCCGAGACCGAGCTCTGCAGGAGATGCCCAACTTCTGCTGGTGTGCTCAT tgttcCTTCGGGATGCTCCATGAGGCGGACCGACTGAGGATGGACTGTCCCAGCTGTAAGAAGAGCACCTGCTCTCAGTGCAGATCACCT TGGTCCCCTCAGCATCAGGGACTCTCCTGTCAGCAGTTCCGAGTCTGGCAGCAGCAGAACCAGCCGGACCAGCACAGCGCTCTGCTCCACCACAACAGCATCG agtgtcCCAGGTGCCAGTCTATCTTCAGCCTGTCTAAAGGAGGATGTCTTCACTTCACCTGCAGTCAGTGTCACCATCAGTTCTGTGGAGGCTGCAGCCGACCCTTCAGTCCTGGATCC GCCTGCAGGTTCTCTGCGGACTGCGGTTCTAAAGGTCTGCACGCTCACCACCCCAGAGACTGTCTGTACcacctgagagactggagcgtTCCGCGCCTGCACCTGCTGCTACAG TACTACAGAGTGTCCCCTTCCTGGTTGGAACCGGCTGGTGGCGGGTCACCTGACGCCGGGTCACCTGACCCCGGGTCACCTGACGCCGGTCCCACAGGTGAGCTCTCAGGTGGTTGTTCGGTGGAGCTGAGAGACGACGGCAGAGAGGAACCCTGCGGACTGCCGGCCCCCCCTGAGTACCGAGGATACTGCCA GATCCACTATAAGGAGCGTTTGGTGGAGCTAATTAACCGTTGCCGTGCCGACCCGGCGGTCCTCTTCAGCCCGGGGGAAATGGTGGCAGAGCTGCAGCGATGGCTCGTTGCCGTGCCGACCAGGAAACCCGAGGAGCCAGAACCGCTCTACGC
- the c12h7orf25 gene encoding UPF0415 protein C7orf25 homolog, with protein MSLQVMLQERISFAQELLQRAEQLRRVEERRGQVEERGGQVEERVGGQVEERGGQVEERRGQVEERVRGQVEERVGGQVEERGGQVEERVEERGGQVEGRVKLCGKLRAELRFLRRVESGELQVKLSHLHSTNLTHLAAIVETAESLDGVVALLHVFTYQDAGGRRQTLVVDVVANGGLTWVKAVGRKAEALHNIWQGRGHYGDKSIIRQAEDFLLASRQQPVQYRHPHVVFAFYNGVSCPMAAHLKHMGVSVRGDIVAVNAVVTEEEEQEEEEQQEEEQQEEQQQEEQLSDSSADEEELTRVDRGTVVASLAFPAQVEVEECRRVNLDITTLITYVSALSHGHCHFSFREEVLTEQAAQERREQVLPRLQAFMEGKELFACRAAVSDFQLILDTLGGPGEKERARLLLARLQLVDDRPSERSLRLTLSAKVSRRSLAIFGTGDSLRAVTMTANSRFIRAAANQGVRYSVFIHQPRALTEGKEWRATPV; from the exons ATGTCTCTGCAGGTGATGCTGCAGGAGCGAATCAGCTTTGCCCAGGAGCTGCTGCAGCGGGCGGAGCAGCTGAGGCGGGTGGAGGAGCGGAGGGGGCAGGTGGAGGAGCGGGGGGGGCAGGTGGAGGAGCGAGTCGGAGGGCAAGTGGAGGAGCGGGGGGGGCAGGTGGAGGAGCGGAGGGGGCAGGTGGAGGAGCGAGTCAGAGGGCAGGTGGAGGAGCGAGTCGGAGGGCAGGTGGAGGAGCGGGGGGGGCAGGTGGAGGAGCGA GTGGAGGAGCGGGGGGGGCAGGTGGAGGGGCGGGTGAAGCTGTGCGGGAAGCTGCGGGCTGAGCTGCGCTTCCTGCGGCGGGTGGAGAGCGGCGAGCTGCAGGTGAAGCTGTCTCACCTGCACAGCACCAACCTGACGCACCTGGCCGCCATCGTGGAGACGGCGGAGAGTCTGGACGGCGTGGTCGCGCTGCTGCACGTCTTCACCTACCAGGACGCCGGCGGCCGGCGGCAGACGCTGGTGGTGGACGTGGTGGCGAACGGCGGGCTCACCTGGGTGAAGGCGGTGGGCAGGAAGGCGGAGGCTCTGCACAACATCTGGCAGGGACGCGGTCACTACGGCGACAAGAGCATCATCCGGCAGGCCGAGGACTTCCTGCTCGCCAGCCGGCAGCAGCCCGTCCAGTACCGACACCCGCACGTCGTCTTCGCCTTCTACAACGGCGTCTCCTGCCCCATGGCCGCGCACCTCAAACACATGGGCGTCTCCGTACGCGGGGACATCGTGGCCGTCAACGCCGTGgtgacggaggaggaggagcaggaggaggaggagcagcaggaggaggagcagcaggaggagcagcagcaagaGGAGCAGCTCAGCGACTCCTCTGCGGATGAGGAGGAGCTGACCCGGGTGGACCGCGGCACCGTGGTGGCGAGCTTGGCGTTCCCGGCTCAGGTGGAAGTGGAGGAGTGCCGGCGGGTGAACCTCGACATCACCACGCTCATCACCTACGTGTCGGCGCTGAGTCACGGCCACTGCCACTTCTCCTTCCGGGAGGAGGTGCTGACGGAGCAGGCGGCCCAGGAGCGCCGGGAGCAGGTGCTGCCACGCCTCCAGGCCTTCATGGAGGGGAAGGAGCTGTTCGCCTGCCGCGCCGCCGTCAGCGACTTCCAGCTGATCCTCGACACGCTGGGCGGGCCCGGCGAGAAGGAGCGCGCCCGCCTGCTGCTGGCTCGCCTGCAGCTGGTGGACGACCGGCCGTCGGAGCGCTCGCTGCGCCTCACGCTCAGCGCCAAGGTCAGCCGCCGCTCGCTCGCCATCTTCGGCACAGGGGACTCGCTGAGAGCCGTTACCATGACGGCAAACAGCCGCTTCATTAGGGCGGCGGCCAATCAGGGCGTCCGATACAGCGTGTTCATCCACCAACCGCGAGCGCTCACCGAGGGGAAAGAGTGGAGGGCCACACCCGTCTGA